In Spea bombifrons isolate aSpeBom1 chromosome 12, aSpeBom1.2.pri, whole genome shotgun sequence, the following proteins share a genomic window:
- the FOXR1 gene encoding forkhead box protein R1 gives MYLRFSNRAPFEKLHLSVGLEDWDMVEELKQSITIDQYFGGVDDKVNLYSLRRQYSSELSPCRSEDGLLQEESFCPSLWLIVNPNLVMPSPERITNLPPEPPTTTTLSSPIQAAPGIDYSTMEDSEEEAQTSYSELYTDDEDSFVACQPPLKQVKFPSKKLRIQRGLTQLDSWPRPPINYCNLISLALQNSKEGSLNVQQIYSFVREHFPFFRVAPDGWKNTVRHNLCFSSSFEKSSGWVCADGNRRSCLWKLTRQGRRKFYTEMHALSDELLRVLRRSMNNPALMELMFDM, from the exons ATGTATTTACGATTTTCAAACAGAGCACCATTTGAAAAACTTCATCTTTCGGTGGGTTTAGAGGATTGGGATATGGTGGAGGAGCTTAAGCAGTCTATAACAATTGATCAGTACTTTGGTG GTGTGGACGACAAAGTAAACCTTTACTCTCTGAGGCGGCAGTACAGCAGTGAGCTATCTCCTTGTAGATCAGAAGATGGACTTCTTCAGG AGGAGAGCTTCTGCCCCAGCTTGTGGCTTATTGTGAACCCAAACCTGGTGATGCCAAGTCCAGAGAGGATTACCAATTTGCCTCCTGAACCTCCTACAACAACCACATTGTCTTCTCCCATCCAGGCAGCCCCTGGAATAGACTATTCCACCATGGAGGATTCAGAGGAAGAAGCTCAAACTTCCTACAGTGAGCTG TATACAGATGATGAAGACTCTTTTGTTGCCTGCCAACCTCCACTCAAACAAGTAAAGTTTCCAAGTAAAAAACTGAGGATTCAGAGAGGCCTGACTCAGCTGGACTCTTGGCCCAGGCCCCCCATCAATTATTGTAATCTGATTTCGCTAGCCCTGCAGAATAGCAAGGAGGGCAGTTTAAATGTGCAGCAAATCTATAGCTTTGTCAG GGAACACTTTCCATTTTTCCGGGTTGCTCCAGATGGTTGGAAGAACACAGTCCGACATAACCTTTGCTTCAGCAGTAGTTTTGAGAAAAGCTCAGGGTGGGTGTGTGCCGATGGAAATCGCCGTTCTTGCCTATGGAAACTAACACGCCAGGGGAGAAGGAAATTCTATACAGAAATGCATGCGTTGTCTGATGAGCTACTACGAGTGTTGCGTAGAAGTATGAACAATCCAG cACTAATGGAACTGATGTTCGATATGTAG